Proteins encoded by one window of Agelaius phoeniceus isolate bAgePho1 chromosome 5, bAgePho1.hap1, whole genome shotgun sequence:
- the LOC129119702 gene encoding glioma pathogenesis-related protein 1-like, producing the protein MTGRFSTCALALLLFCYSSDSYNPSTLPDPRDPEFIKQCVQTHNTLRSRVDPPASNMLWMSWDPDLAKTAKAWAKKCLFKHNIYLKERGKVHPRFATAGENIWTGSASVFTVKAALASWYAEVESYDYDTNKCTRVCGHYTQVVWATSYKVGCAVHYCPTVQYISIRNAAHFVCNYGPPGNYPVRPYKTGTACSECGGEKCTMTMCQNEERDKVIEDSKWQPEWDRPACDEFCISVIALRLVLLILTFVASWLLPKYWSLIPASG; encoded by the exons ATGACAGGCAGATTTTCTACTTGTGCGCTGGCTTTACTACTCTTTTGTTATTCCTCTGATTCTTATAATCCATCGACATTGCCTGATCCTCGGGATCCAGAGTTTATTAAGCAATGTGTGCAAACCCACAACACGTTGCGGTCCAGAGTGGATCCACCAGCCAGCAACATGCTCTGGATG AGTTGGGATCCAGATTTAGCAAAGACTGCAAAAGCTTGGGCAAAGAAATGCTTATTTAAACATAATATATACCTCAAAGAGCGAGGGAAAGTTCACCCCAGATTTGCTACTGCTGGAGAAAACATCTGGACTGGCTCGGCTTCTGTCTTTACCGTGAAAGCAGCCCTCGCCTCTTGGTACGCCGAGGTCGAATCCTACGATTACGACACCAATAAGTGCACTAGAGTATGTGGCCACTATACACAG GTAGTTTGGGCTACAAGCTACAAggttggttgtgctgtgcactACTGTCCCACGGTGCAATACATCTCCATACGCAACGCAGCACACTTCGTCTGCAACTATGGGCCGCC AGGGAATTACCCGGTGCGCCCATACAAGACGGGAACAGCGTGCAGCGAGTGCGGTGGTGAGAAGTGTACCATGACAATGTGTC aaAATGAAGAGCGTGACAAAGTCATTG AGGATTCCAAGTGGCAACCAGAATGGGACAGGCCTGCGTGTGATGAGTTCTGCATCTCCGTTATTGCTTTAAGATTAGTACTCCTTATACTGACATTTGTGGCCTCCTGGCTCTTACCAAAATATTGGTCTCTAATACCTGCCAGTGGGTAG
- the LOC129119836 gene encoding glioma pathogenesis-related protein 1-like: MRITFFFAALLLLDFFSCIHAYLQYPLPDIEDAKFIADCVRAHNTFRSKVNPPASNMFRMSWDAALAKSAKAWAKKCKFKHNTYLKMPGKMHPTFHSVGENIWTGTARIFSVEAALRSWFNEVSSYDFSTNICTNMCGHYTQVVWAESYKVGCAVHFCSTVENFPGLFEAAHFVCDYGPAGNYPRKPYKEGQPCSRCSNEKCVDRLCENTEREKLISYANWYPDWDIQPQPPQPRPPRPPVPPHVPPAEHPRPSCDQYCLSVLILRPLFLVLSFGAVLLVQQQFPHTFFYE, from the exons ATGAGAAtcacatttttctttgctgcatTGCTCTTACTGGATTTCTTCAGTTGCATTCATGCTTATCTGCAATATCCCTTGCCTGACATAGAAGATGCAAAGTTCATTGCAGATTGTGTGAGAGCTCACAACACATTTCGATCCAAAGTGAATCCACCAGCCAGCAATATGTTTCGCATG TCCTGGGATGCTGCTTTAGCTAAGAGTGCCAAAGCATGGGCAAAGAAGTGCAAGTTTAAGCACAATACCTACCTTAAAATGCCAGGAAAAATGCACCCCACCTTTCACTCTGTTGGAGAGAACATCTGGACTGGCACAGCCCGCATCTTCTCTGTGGAGGCAGCTCTCAGGTCCTGGTTTAATGAAGTCAGCAGCTATGATTTCAGCACCAACATATGTACTAACATGTGTGGTCACTACACTCAG GTGGTCTGGGCAGAGAGTTACAAAGTTGGCTGTGCAGTTCACTTCTGCAGTACAGTTGAAAATTTTCCAGGACTGTTCGAAGCAGCACATTTTGTTTGTGACTATGGGCCAGC GGGGAATTACCCAAGAAAACCATATAAAGAAGGACAACCATGCAGTAGATGCAGTAACGAGAAGTGTGTAGACAGGCTCTGTG AAAATACAGAACGTGAGAAGCTGATAA GTTATGCCAACTGGTATCCAGACTGGGATATACAGCCCCAGCCACCGCAGCCCCGTCCCCCCAGGCCTCCCGTGCCACCACACGTCCCACCTGCTGAGCATCCACGACCCTCTTGTGACCAATACTGTCTTAGTGTTTTAATTTTAAGGCCACTGTTTCTTGTATTGAGTTTTGGTGCTGTACTTCTAGTACAACAGCAATTTCCACACACTTTTTTTTATGAGTAA